The genome window TGTGTTTGCTGAAGAAGAAAGGAGGATCTGTGAAAGTTGCAATTATTGGCTGTGGGTATGTCGGGATGGCAACCGCTCGACATTGGCAGCAAGTGGGCTGGACTGTCACGGCTACCACAACCAGCGTGCCGCGTTTGTCAGAACTGGAGGCGATCGCAGACCATGCCGTTTTAGCCCAAGGCAATGATGAAACCTCACTAGCTGAGGCTTTAACGGATCAACAAGTCGTGCTGCTGAGTGTGGGGGCGCGTAGCCCTAACAGCTATGAAGAAACTTATCTGCACACCGCTAAAACCCTGACTAAAGTTTTGGCCCAAACGCCGAGCGTACAGCAGCTCATTTACACAGGGAGCTATGCCGTTTATGGTGACCAGCAGGGCAATTGGGTAGATGAAACCTCACCCGTTAAACCTGCCAACCGCAACGGTGAAATCCTGGCGGAAACTGAACAGGTATTGCTCAACGCTGCGAATTCTCAACTCAAGGTTTGTGTACTGCGGCTAGGCGGTATTTATGGGCCAGGACGAGAACTCCAGCGAATTTTTGGGCGAGCGGCGGGCACGACTCGACCGGGAACAGGGGCAGAGCCGAGTAATTGGATTCACCTAGATGACATCGTGGGCGCGATCGCCTTTGCCCAAGAGCACCAACTCCAGGGAGTTTATAATCTGGTGCAAGAAGTGACGCTAACCAGTCGAGAACTGATTGAGCAGGTGTGTCAGCGCTACAACCTAGCTCCTGTAAATTGGGACGAATCGCAACCCAGTGCTCGCTCCTACAATGCGAAGGTATCTAACCAAAAGCTCAAAACTGCGGGATACCAATTCATCCATCCTGAATTGCAAGTGTAAGGCGATCGCTGGTTTAACCCTGCTTATTACTACAAAGAGCACGATCGGTTTAGCACTCATTCCGATAGAGTGCTAAATTCTAGTTGGAAGCGTAGGGAACGAAATATGGCAAAAATTGTTGCATTCAGCGAAGAATCTCGGCGAGCGTTAGAACGAGGTGTGAATGCGTTAGCAGATGCCGTTCGGATTACTCTAGGGCCCAAAGGCCGCAACGTGGTGCTAGAGAAAAAGTACGGGGCACCTCAGATCGTCAATGACGGTGTCACGATCGCGAAAGAAATTGAACTCGAAGATCCCCTAGAGCAAACGGGAGCCCAACTAATTCGGGAAGTGGCTTCCAAAACCAAGGATATTGCTGGAGATGGCACCACGACTGCCACAGTGCTAGCCCAAGCTCTGATTCGAGAAGGCTTAAAGAATGTGGCTGCGGGTACTAATCCGGTGAGCCTCCGCCGGGGTATCGAAAAGGTAGTAGCTCTCTTAGCAGAAGAAATCAGAGCGGTCGCGAGACCCGTTGAAGGAGACGCAATCGCTCAAGTCGCCACTGTTTCTTCGGGTGGTGATGAAGAAGTAGGAGCCATGATTGCCGAAGCCATGAACCGGGTGGGCAAAGATGGCGTAATCACCGTAGAAGAATCGAAGTCCTTGTCTACCGAACTCGAAGTCGTAGAAGGGATGCAGTTCGACCGGGGCTATATTTCCCCTTACTTCGTCACCGATGGCGAACGGATGCTGGTGGACTATGAAAACGCCCGCATTTTGATCACAGACAAGAAAATTGGTTCCATCCAAGAGCTAGTGCCTGTTCTGGAGAAAGTTGCACGCTCTGGTCAGCCGCTATTGATTATTGCTGAGGACATTGAGGGAGAAGCCCTCGCTACCTTGGTGGTCAACAAAATGCGGGGTGTCTTGAATGCTGCTGCTGTAAAAGCTCCCAGCTTTGGTGAACGCCGCAAAGCCATGTTGCAAGATATTGCCGTGGTAACGGGTGGTCAGATGGTTTCCGAAGATGTCGGTCTGACCTTAGATGCCGTCTCTCTAGAGATGTTGGGCACAGCTCGGAAAGTAACGATCACCAAGGACAACACCACGATTGTGGCTGAGGTTAGCGATCGCACCAAATCTGACATTGAAAAGCGAGTCAGCCAAATTCGCCAAGAGCTAGAAAGAACCGACTCA of Trichocoleus sp. FACHB-46 contains these proteins:
- a CDS encoding NAD-dependent epimerase/dehydratase family protein translates to MKVAIIGCGYVGMATARHWQQVGWTVTATTTSVPRLSELEAIADHAVLAQGNDETSLAEALTDQQVVLLSVGARSPNSYEETYLHTAKTLTKVLAQTPSVQQLIYTGSYAVYGDQQGNWVDETSPVKPANRNGEILAETEQVLLNAANSQLKVCVLRLGGIYGPGRELQRIFGRAAGTTRPGTGAEPSNWIHLDDIVGAIAFAQEHQLQGVYNLVQEVTLTSRELIEQVCQRYNLAPVNWDESQPSARSYNAKVSNQKLKTAGYQFIHPELQV
- the groL gene encoding chaperonin GroEL (60 kDa chaperone family; promotes refolding of misfolded polypeptides especially under stressful conditions; forms two stacked rings of heptamers to form a barrel-shaped 14mer; ends can be capped by GroES; misfolded proteins enter the barrel where they are refolded when GroES binds), whose protein sequence is MAKIVAFSEESRRALERGVNALADAVRITLGPKGRNVVLEKKYGAPQIVNDGVTIAKEIELEDPLEQTGAQLIREVASKTKDIAGDGTTTATVLAQALIREGLKNVAAGTNPVSLRRGIEKVVALLAEEIRAVARPVEGDAIAQVATVSSGGDEEVGAMIAEAMNRVGKDGVITVEESKSLSTELEVVEGMQFDRGYISPYFVTDGERMLVDYENARILITDKKIGSIQELVPVLEKVARSGQPLLIIAEDIEGEALATLVVNKMRGVLNAAAVKAPSFGERRKAMLQDIAVVTGGQMVSEDVGLTLDAVSLEMLGTARKVTITKDNTTIVAEVSDRTKSDIEKRVSQIRQELERTDSDYDKEKLQERLAKLAGGVAVIKVGAATETELKDRKLRIEDALNATKAAVEEGTVPGGGATLIHLTKKVEEIKAQLNDEEKIGADIVIKALEAPLRQIADNAGVEGSVIVEKVRDMDFNMGYNVISEKFEDMIAAGVIDPAKVVRSALLDAASVASMVLTTEAVIVERPEKNPPAGAPDMGGMGGMGGMGGMGGMGGMGGMGMM